In the Clostridium sporogenes genome, one interval contains:
- a CDS encoding EcsC family protein: protein MTKYEIEAINELNIFKKEMTKRDSIVYKVTKKVQNKTNSFIPEKVHKVITEGVKNMIKVVLFTSKYVTVKSPQLATLQERENLAYEKLNLYRKTATISGAGTGLGGLMLGLADFPILLTIKINFLFNLANIYGIDARDYKERIYILYIFKLAFSEGSERKRTYNKIINWSSYSENLPKDINDFNWREFQQEYRDYIDFSKMLQIIPGIGAPIGAYANYKLMNKLYYVAINCFRMRYFSLN from the coding sequence ATGACTAAGTATGAAATAGAAGCTATAAATGAATTAAATATTTTCAAAAAAGAAATGACTAAAAGAGATTCTATAGTTTATAAAGTTACAAAAAAAGTTCAGAATAAAACTAATAGTTTTATTCCTGAAAAAGTTCATAAAGTAATTACTGAAGGAGTTAAAAATATGATAAAGGTTGTACTTTTTACTTCTAAATATGTCACTGTTAAATCTCCACAATTAGCTACTTTACAAGAGCGTGAAAATTTAGCTTATGAAAAGTTGAATTTATATAGAAAAACAGCAACAATTAGTGGTGCAGGTACAGGATTAGGTGGGTTAATGTTAGGTCTTGCAGATTTTCCTATATTACTTACAATCAAAATTAACTTTTTATTTAATTTAGCTAATATATATGGCATTGATGCTAGAGATTATAAAGAAAGAATATATATTTTATATATTTTTAAGTTAGCTTTTTCAGAAGGAAGTGAAAGGAAAAGAACCTATAATAAAATTATAAATTGGAGCAGTTATAGCGAAAACTTACCAAAGGATATTAATGATTTTAATTGGAGAGAATTTCAACAAGAGTATAGGGATTATATAGATTTTTCAAAGATGCTTCAAATTATTCCAGGTATAGGAGCTCCAATAGGGGCCTATGCAAATTATAAACTAATGAATAAATTATATTATGTAGCTATTAATTGTTTTAGAATGAGATATTTTTCTTTAAATTAA
- a CDS encoding D-alanyl-D-alanine carboxypeptidase encodes MKRKIYYFFSVIITITFIFGVFVTPVSAYSKQNNLKEEEKTEEKNLNEESGLDVEAKSALLIEPTTGKVIYEKNSHEKFAPASVTKIMTMLLTMEAVDSGKIKLNDKVTISENAKKMGGSTMLLDVGEERTVEELLKGIAIASGNDAAVAMGEYLAGSEEAFVKLMNDRAQKLNMKDTSFKNCTGLTEEGHKTSAHDISIMSRELLKHKQILKYTGTYMETISEGRKSPIGLVNHNKLVRFFKGCDGLKTGFTDEAKYCISATATRDGVRMLAVIMGAPTYKIRNKDASKLMNYGFSKFQSKTLVKKGDIISKISLNSKGDKYFMAKSCEDLNAIVEKGKKTKITNKCIIDENKKEYKINEEVGICEFYSDGNLIGKVKITSDRNIRKSGIFNHFKGGFERLIDKGI; translated from the coding sequence ATGAAAAGAAAAATTTATTACTTTTTCAGTGTAATAATTACCATAACTTTTATTTTTGGTGTATTTGTAACACCTGTAAGTGCGTATAGTAAACAAAATAATTTAAAAGAAGAAGAAAAAACAGAAGAAAAAAATCTTAATGAAGAAAGTGGTTTAGATGTAGAAGCTAAATCTGCACTTCTTATTGAGCCTACAACAGGAAAAGTTATATATGAAAAAAATTCTCATGAAAAATTTGCTCCAGCATCAGTTACAAAAATTATGACAATGCTCCTAACAATGGAAGCTGTAGATAGTGGGAAAATAAAACTAAATGATAAAGTTACTATAAGTGAAAATGCTAAAAAAATGGGTGGCAGCACTATGCTTTTAGATGTTGGAGAAGAGAGAACTGTTGAAGAACTTTTAAAGGGGATAGCAATAGCTTCTGGAAACGATGCAGCAGTGGCTATGGGAGAATACTTAGCAGGTAGTGAAGAGGCATTTGTAAAACTAATGAATGATAGAGCACAAAAGTTAAATATGAAAGATACATCTTTTAAAAATTGTACTGGATTAACTGAAGAAGGTCATAAAACCTCAGCTCATGATATATCTATAATGTCAAGAGAACTACTAAAACATAAACAAATATTAAAATATACAGGAACATATATGGAAACTATATCAGAAGGAAGAAAAAGTCCCATAGGATTAGTAAATCACAACAAACTTGTTAGATTTTTTAAAGGGTGTGATGGATTAAAAACAGGATTTACAGATGAAGCTAAATATTGTATATCAGCTACAGCAACACGAGATGGAGTAAGAATGTTAGCAGTAATAATGGGAGCTCCAACTTATAAAATAAGAAATAAAGATGCTAGTAAACTTATGAATTATGGATTTTCAAAATTTCAATCTAAAACTTTAGTTAAAAAAGGTGATATAATATCAAAGATATCATTAAATTCTAAAGGTGATAAATATTTTATGGCAAAATCCTGTGAAGATCTAAATGCTATAGTAGAAAAAGGTAAAAAGACAAAAATAACTAATAAATGTATCATAGATGAAAATAAAAAAGAGTATAAAATAAATGAAGAAGTGGGTATATGTGAATTTTATTCAGATGGTAATTTAATAGGCAAAGTTAAAATAACTTCTGATAGAAATATAAGAAAATCAGGGATCTTTAATCATTTTAAGGGCGGATTTGAAAGATTAATAGATAAAGGTATATAA
- a CDS encoding segregation/condensation protein A, giving the protein MPLNIKIHNFDGPFDLLLHLIKKNKMEIYDVSIYEITNQYLQYLNQMEELDLEITSEFIVMAATLIEIKSKYLLPKVEEEKEEEENDPQKELLNKLLEYKKFKASAEFFKTRQKISGTSFSKKPEIIEIKNKETTTEELLKDVTMLNLYNTYNDLINKYSNKMNENMEFKGEIQLDKYKIEDKIKYIGEKLISKEKWLFSDFIKECSCKMEVVVTFLAILELIKLKNIQVYQSNNFNDIYIERGVVGE; this is encoded by the coding sequence ATGCCATTAAATATAAAAATACATAATTTCGATGGACCTTTTGATTTATTATTACATTTAATTAAGAAAAACAAAATGGAAATATATGATGTAAGTATATATGAAATAACTAATCAGTATTTGCAATATTTAAACCAAATGGAAGAATTAGACTTAGAAATAACTTCAGAATTTATAGTTATGGCTGCTACTTTGATTGAAATAAAATCTAAATATTTATTGCCTAAAGTAGAAGAAGAAAAAGAGGAGGAAGAAAATGACCCTCAAAAAGAACTATTAAATAAACTTTTAGAATATAAAAAATTTAAAGCTTCTGCAGAATTTTTTAAGACTCGTCAGAAAATAAGTGGAACATCCTTTAGTAAAAAACCTGAAATTATAGAAATTAAAAATAAAGAAACAACAACAGAAGAATTACTCAAAGATGTAACTATGCTAAATTTATATAATACATATAATGATTTAATAAATAAATATTCAAATAAAATGAATGAGAATATGGAGTTTAAAGGAGAAATACAATTAGATAAATACAAAATAGAAGATAAGATAAAATATATAGGTGAGAAATTAATTTCAAAAGAAAAGTGGCTTTTTTCCGATTTTATTAAAGAATGTAGTTGTAAGATGGAGGTAGTAGTAACTTTTTTAGCTATATTAGAGCTTATAAAATTAAAAAACATACAGGTATACCAATCTAATAATTTTAATGATATATATATAGAAAGAGGCGTTGTAGGTGAATAA
- a CDS encoding segregation/condensation protein B: MNKDYEEQLEINEVSQKNKYKSIIESLLFMRGEPITIKDLASILNCKQDKVSVLLNEMKNNYASKDRGIKILIHNKAVQLVTKPENSIYVEKLLKTNVRQSLSQAALETLSIIAYKQPITRVAIDEIRGVKSDRAIYTLLEKNIIKECGRLDVPGKPILYSTTEEFLKFFGLDSIESIPNLEDLLNEFSKEEN; the protein is encoded by the coding sequence GTGAATAAAGATTATGAAGAACAATTAGAGATAAATGAAGTATCCCAAAAAAATAAATATAAATCTATAATAGAATCACTTTTATTTATGAGAGGAGAGCCTATTACCATAAAAGACTTAGCAAGTATACTAAATTGTAAACAAGATAAAGTAAGCGTATTACTTAATGAAATGAAAAATAACTATGCTAGTAAAGATAGGGGGATAAAAATATTAATACATAATAAAGCTGTTCAATTAGTAACTAAACCAGAAAATAGTATATATGTAGAAAAGCTATTAAAAACTAACGTAAGACAATCTCTATCTCAGGCAGCATTAGAAACATTATCAATAATAGCATATAAGCAACCAATAACTAGAGTTGCTATAGATGAAATAAGAGGAGTAAAAAGCGATAGAGCTATATATACCTTGTTAGAAAAAAATATTATAAAAGAATGTGGTAGACTGGATGTTCCAGGTAAACCTATATTGTATAGTACTACAGAAGAATTTTTAAAATTTTTTGGTTTAGATAGTATAGAATCTATACCTAATCTAGAAGATTTATTAAATGAATTTAGTAAAGAAGAAAATTAA
- the ytfJ gene encoding GerW family sporulation protein yields MDSHPIENLMKNTMENIKDMIDVNTIVGDALNSTDGTTIVPISKVSFGFASGGSEYLSEKQNENDLNYPFGGGSGAGVTVKPVAFLVIKGDQIRLLSVDHKNTYEKIIDNVPQIMDMLKDKFGCNKKEDDSKENSNDNNFNNHEI; encoded by the coding sequence ATGGATAGTCATCCTATTGAAAATTTAATGAAAAATACCATGGAAAACATAAAAGACATGATAGATGTAAATACAATTGTAGGTGATGCTTTAAATAGTACTGATGGCACTACAATTGTACCTATATCTAAAGTTTCTTTTGGGTTTGCTTCTGGTGGTTCTGAATATCTATCTGAAAAGCAAAATGAAAATGACTTAAATTATCCTTTTGGTGGAGGTTCTGGAGCAGGTGTTACTGTAAAACCAGTAGCTTTTTTAGTAATAAAAGGTGATCAAATAAGACTTTTATCTGTAGATCATAAAAACACTTATGAAAAAATAATAGATAATGTACCTCAAATAATGGATATGTTAAAAGATAAGTTTGGTTGTAATAAAAAAGAAGATGATTCTAAAGAAAATTCCAATGATAATAATTTCAATAATCATGAAATATAA
- a CDS encoding DUF2953 domain-containing protein encodes MLFFIISIFIIFILILVIPFKITVIYTNKHLDVYVYSFKWTQQKNENTTDTKTSEKKDNKKKKALKITLEKCNYKPKADIYAFLNYDLEDAAYSAITYGILQSLMPYVYNYLIKIIKLKNFNYNITPLFKNKNLIEFKFKGIFYISLVKIIYIYISFKRNYKSLQKA; translated from the coding sequence ATGCTTTTTTTTATTATTTCTATATTTATAATTTTTATACTCATTTTAGTAATACCATTTAAAATAACAGTTATATATACTAATAAGCATCTTGATGTATATGTATATAGTTTTAAATGGACTCAACAGAAAAATGAAAATACTACTGATACAAAAACAAGTGAGAAAAAAGATAATAAGAAGAAGAAAGCTTTAAAAATAACTTTAGAAAAATGTAATTATAAACCGAAGGCAGATATATATGCTTTTTTAAATTACGATTTAGAAGATGCAGCCTATTCAGCCATTACTTATGGTATCTTACAAAGTTTAATGCCTTATGTTTATAATTATTTAATTAAAATAATTAAACTTAAAAATTTTAATTATAATATAACTCCTTTATTTAAAAATAAAAACTTAATAGAATTTAAATTTAAAGGTATATTTTATATAAGCTTGGTAAAAATTATATATATATACATTTCATTTAAAAGAAATTATAAAAGTTTACAAAAAGCATAA
- a CDS encoding D-alanyl-D-alanine carboxypeptidase yields the protein MKKTLKNKIILILSLIFIITLIPTKTYGKEESKKNKPPYINARCAIAIDKDTGIVLFEKSANEIVPIASTTKIMTTLVALKYGDLDRKIEISANADKIKGSTVGYKKGEKITLRELLYGLMLRSGNDAAIAIAEGIAGSVEDFSKLMNEYASEIGLLNSHFVTPHGLDKDEHYSTAYDLALATAAAKKHELFNQIVSSKDVKKEEFNFTRDYHNINKILWKIPEADGVKTGYTGKAGKCLVTSSKVNGNDIIIVVLNCTPRWDETTKIHDFVKNNYDFKKICTKGDVLDQAVFEEGSVNIISDKDIIIPFKNGIDYSIKINKPKELNWKVKKGEDFGSLSILNGNELIYTKKLKAGNNLSKGGIKNWFLNKKKCNSDK from the coding sequence ATGAAAAAAACTCTAAAAAACAAAATTATATTAATACTTTCTTTAATATTTATAATTACATTAATTCCAACTAAAACTTATGGAAAAGAAGAATCAAAAAAAAATAAACCTCCTTATATTAATGCTAGATGTGCTATTGCTATAGATAAGGATACAGGAATAGTGCTATTTGAAAAATCAGCTAATGAAATAGTTCCTATTGCTAGTACAACAAAAATAATGACCACACTAGTAGCTTTAAAATATGGAGATTTAGATAGAAAGATAGAAATCTCTGCAAATGCAGATAAAATAAAAGGATCCACAGTAGGCTATAAAAAAGGTGAAAAAATAACATTAAGAGAATTGCTTTATGGACTTATGCTAAGATCTGGTAATGATGCTGCCATTGCTATAGCAGAAGGCATAGCAGGAAGTGTAGAAGATTTTTCTAAACTTATGAATGAATATGCTAGTGAAATAGGACTTCTCAATTCTCACTTCGTAACCCCTCATGGTTTAGATAAAGATGAGCATTACTCTACAGCTTATGATTTAGCTTTAGCTACTGCAGCAGCAAAAAAACATGAACTCTTCAATCAAATAGTTTCCTCAAAAGATGTGAAAAAAGAAGAGTTTAATTTTACAAGAGATTACCATAATATAAACAAAATACTTTGGAAAATACCTGAAGCGGATGGAGTTAAAACAGGATATACTGGTAAAGCAGGTAAATGTTTAGTAACATCTTCTAAAGTCAATGGTAACGATATTATAATAGTAGTTTTAAACTGTACTCCTAGATGGGATGAAACAACAAAGATACATGATTTTGTAAAAAATAATTATGATTTTAAAAAAATATGTACTAAAGGGGACGTTTTAGATCAAGCAGTTTTTGAAGAAGGTTCTGTAAACATAATCTCAGATAAAGATATAATTATTCCTTTTAAAAATGGTATAGATTATTCCATAAAAATAAATAAGCCTAAAGAATTAAATTGGAAAGTAAAGAAAGGTGAAGATTTCGGTTCTCTTTCCATATTAAATGGTAATGAATTAATTTATACTAAAAAACTTAAGGCAGGGAATAATCTATCTAAAGGTGGAATAAAGAATTGGTTTTTAAATAAAAAGAAATGTAACTCTGATAAATAA
- a CDS encoding AI-2E family transporter — MAKNKKIPFLEFIPIIVISFLLLKFINNIEDIYSFMKSFLSILVPFFWAFGIAYMLNPLMKYFQNKFKLNRILSIILTYIIVIGLLTLFINTFVPKIIKNVGDLFAHSPDYINKTIQWFNENIKYSKAYDMLMENSQISNNIPNLINKISNLTNTFINTFLNTTIKFTSSLVKFVFGLIISIYLLLDKESLIENFKKFILALTGEKIYSKTLSFFKEVDLVFSKFIIGKAIDSLIIGLMCFAGLNIMKVPYAALIAFIVGITNMIPYFGPFIGMIPAFVITLFFNYIKAIWVLIFIVILQQFDGWYLGPKILGNQVGLSPIWIIFAITIGGGTFGVMGMFLSVPIAAIIKIYLDKYIEMKLDKK, encoded by the coding sequence GTGGCAAAAAATAAAAAAATACCATTTCTAGAGTTTATACCTATAATAGTTATATCCTTTTTACTTTTAAAGTTTATAAACAACATAGAAGATATTTATTCTTTTATGAAATCTTTTTTATCAATATTGGTTCCGTTTTTTTGGGCTTTTGGAATTGCTTATATGTTAAATCCATTAATGAAATATTTTCAAAATAAATTCAAATTAAACAGGATATTGAGTATTATTTTAACTTATATAATTGTAATTGGACTTTTAACATTATTTATAAATACTTTTGTTCCTAAGATTATAAAAAATGTTGGAGATCTATTTGCTCACAGCCCTGATTATATTAATAAAACAATTCAGTGGTTTAATGAGAATATAAAATATTCCAAGGCCTATGATATGTTAATGGAAAATTCTCAAATAAGCAATAATATACCTAATTTAATAAATAAAATATCTAATTTAACTAATACATTCATAAATACATTTTTAAATACTACAATAAAATTTACTTCATCTTTAGTTAAATTTGTATTTGGATTAATCATTTCTATATATCTTTTATTAGATAAAGAAAGTCTTATAGAAAACTTTAAGAAATTTATACTAGCACTAACTGGTGAAAAAATTTATTCAAAAACTTTAAGTTTTTTTAAAGAAGTGGATCTAGTTTTTTCAAAGTTCATAATAGGTAAAGCTATAGATTCTTTAATAATTGGATTGATGTGCTTTGCAGGATTAAATATAATGAAAGTTCCTTATGCTGCTTTAATAGCTTTTATTGTAGGAATAACAAACATGATTCCTTATTTTGGACCTTTTATAGGAATGATACCTGCTTTTGTAATAACTTTATTTTTTAATTATATAAAAGCTATTTGGGTTTTAATTTTTATAGTGATACTTCAACAATTTGATGGTTGGTATTTAGGACCTAAAATTCTTGGAAATCAAGTTGGTCTAAGCCCTATATGGATAATATTTGCCATAACTATTGGTGGAGGAACTTTTGGTGTAATGGGAATGTTTTTATCAGTACCTATTGCTGCTATTATAAAAATTTACTTAGATAAATACATAGAAATGAAATTAGATAAAAAATAA
- a CDS encoding ADP-ribosylglycohydrolase family protein, which translates to MDTKTRILGGLFGVACGDALGITLENTDKEEINNYGYLKEIVGGGVFDLKPGCTTDTTLMMLCVAKGILNNPEDPKDKIGDEFIKVYKDLIKYGGTTVKCTIEKFLECKNWYEASLHSSEVLNWQATGNGALKRSLPVALYYKDYDEILKITKEQSELTHRSKIGERACLLYNTLVYYYINGYDKDEALKIGLKNFDEFYEITTINKHSLNSSPFVVDSLMCAIWCIMNTSTAEEAICEAVNLGGNSGSIGAITGGLAGVYYGYDALPKKWTNIIDKKQELIDVGLKLSTNN; encoded by the coding sequence ATGGATACAAAAACTAGAATATTAGGAGGATTATTTGGAGTAGCCTGTGGAGATGCTTTAGGTATAACATTAGAAAATACGGATAAAGAAGAAATTAATAACTATGGATATTTAAAAGAAATTGTTGGTGGCGGGGTTTTTGATTTAAAACCAGGTTGTACAACAGATACTACTTTAATGATGTTATGTGTGGCTAAAGGAATATTAAATAATCCAGAAGATCCAAAGGATAAAATAGGGGATGAATTTATAAAAGTATATAAGGACTTAATAAAATATGGAGGCACTACAGTAAAATGTACTATAGAAAAATTTTTAGAATGTAAAAACTGGTATGAAGCAAGCCTTCATAGTAGTGAAGTTCTTAATTGGCAAGCTACTGGAAATGGAGCCTTAAAGAGAAGTTTGCCTGTAGCTTTATATTATAAAGATTATGATGAAATACTTAAAATAACAAAAGAACAATCTGAACTAACTCATAGAAGTAAAATTGGAGAAAGAGCATGTCTTTTATATAATACATTAGTTTATTATTATATAAATGGATATGATAAAGATGAGGCATTAAAAATAGGGCTTAAAAATTTTGATGAATTTTATGAAATAACAACTATAAATAAACATTCATTAAATTCATCACCTTTTGTAGTAGATTCATTAATGTGTGCTATTTGGTGTATTATGAATACATCTACAGCGGAAGAAGCTATATGTGAAGCTGTTAATTTAGGAGGAAATTCAGGAAGTATAGGTGCAATAACTGGGGGACTAGCTGGTGTATATTATGGATATGATGCTCTACCAAAAAAATGGACAAATATAATAGATAAAAAGCAAGAATTAATAGATGTAGGGTTAAAATTGAGCACTAATAATTAG
- a CDS encoding cation:proton antiporter, whose product MASSLAIIILLGLIANKIFEKLKLPGLLGMLILGILIGPHGLNWLSKDILNTSADLRKIALIVILLRAGLGLNKDELKLVGKTALKLSCVPGIIEGFFIALASTKLLGFSFIQGGLLGFIIAAVSPAVVVPQMLNLIDKGLGKSKGIPTLILAGASIDDVFAITIFSTFLGLYSGKNINISMQVLKIPVSIMLGTLIGILSAIIIIKIFRKYNIDNTKEILIILSISIMLTLIETLLKGKLEIASLLGVMALGFMVSDRIPNVGDKLSKGLNEIWVFAQILLFVLVGAEVNMVVAFKSGFLGIIIIALGLIGRSIGVLISLKGSNLNKKEKLFCVISYTPKATVQAAMGAVPLANSVASGDIILAISVLSILITAPLGAIAINLSGPKLLEI is encoded by the coding sequence ATGGCATCAAGTTTAGCTATTATTATTCTATTAGGATTAATTGCAAATAAGATTTTTGAAAAGTTAAAACTACCAGGTCTTTTGGGAATGCTAATATTAGGTATTTTAATAGGACCTCATGGTTTAAATTGGTTAAGCAAAGATATATTAAATACTTCAGCAGATCTTAGAAAAATTGCTTTAATTGTAATTTTATTAAGGGCAGGTTTGGGGCTTAATAAAGATGAACTAAAATTAGTTGGTAAAACAGCTCTAAAATTAAGCTGCGTGCCTGGAATTATAGAAGGGTTTTTTATAGCATTAGCTTCTACAAAACTTTTAGGTTTTTCTTTTATACAAGGAGGATTATTAGGCTTTATTATTGCTGCAGTTTCTCCAGCAGTAGTTGTGCCTCAAATGTTAAACTTAATAGACAAAGGTCTTGGAAAATCTAAAGGTATACCAACACTCATATTGGCTGGAGCTTCCATAGACGATGTTTTTGCAATAACAATATTTAGCACATTTTTAGGATTATATTCTGGTAAAAACATAAATATAAGCATGCAAGTCTTAAAAATACCTGTTTCTATAATGTTAGGTACATTGATTGGCATATTATCAGCAATAATTATTATAAAGATATTTAGAAAATATAATATAGATAATACTAAAGAAATATTAATCATACTTAGCATATCTATTATGCTTACTCTAATAGAAACTTTACTAAAAGGTAAATTAGAAATAGCAAGTTTATTAGGTGTTATGGCATTAGGCTTTATGGTATCTGATAGAATTCCTAATGTAGGAGATAAATTATCCAAAGGACTAAATGAAATATGGGTTTTTGCTCAAATACTTCTATTTGTTCTTGTAGGTGCTGAAGTAAATATGGTAGTAGCTTTTAAATCTGGATTTTTAGGTATAATAATTATTGCTTTAGGCCTTATAGGAAGAAGTATAGGAGTATTAATTTCTCTTAAAGGTTCAAATTTAAATAAAAAAGAAAAACTATTTTGCGTTATATCCTATACTCCTAAAGCTACAGTTCAAGCCGCTATGGGTGCAGTACCATTAGCTAATAGCGTAGCTTCTGGAGATATTATTTTAGCAATATCAGTTTTATCAATTTTAATTACAGCACCATTAGGCGCTATAGCAATAAATTTGTCTGGTCCAAAATTATTAGAAATATAA
- the nuoE gene encoding NADH-quinone oxidoreductase subunit NuoE, which produces MCSNELLNTNFKELEEYINNVSNKKGSLIEVLHKAQHIFGYLPNDVQEFVAKKLDIPVSKVYGVITFYSYFTTEPKGENVINVCMGTACFVKGAGDVLSEFEKKLNIKVGETTKDGKFTLQVLRCVGACGLAPVVTINDKVYGHFTKNEVDKVLEEYGA; this is translated from the coding sequence ATGTGTTCCAACGAATTATTAAACACAAACTTCAAAGAACTAGAAGAATATATAAACAATGTATCCAATAAGAAAGGATCCCTTATAGAAGTACTTCATAAGGCTCAGCATATTTTTGGATATCTTCCAAATGATGTGCAAGAATTTGTAGCTAAAAAATTAGACATTCCTGTTTCAAAAGTTTATGGAGTTATTACTTTTTATTCTTATTTTACTACAGAACCAAAAGGAGAAAACGTTATAAATGTCTGTATGGGCACAGCTTGCTTTGTAAAGGGAGCTGGAGATGTACTTTCAGAATTTGAAAAAAAATTAAATATAAAAGTTGGAGAAACCACTAAAGATGGGAAATTTACATTACAAGTTTTAAGATGTGTTGGTGCCTGTGGTTTAGCTCCAGTAGTCACAATTAATGATAAAGTATATGGACATTTTACTAAAAATGAAGTAGATAAAGTATTAGAAGAATACGGGGCATAG